The Erythrobacter sp. JK5 genome includes a region encoding these proteins:
- a CDS encoding DUF6624 domain-containing protein, with protein MIKFLSHTTVAFGSLAIVPQVAFAQECIEPDRVIHEPSAGEAAWIRAMLKERREGDFDVRAAYKLRSFHPADIARYRDELSDADGPVEAFALMRRYDEEVSQRDTEELRVQYALATNAYDAQTWGLLIWITERFGFPSRERIGADDDNALLFLQHPPSRETQRRLDCLFKSEVLAGRMPAMAYASMVDKMNFSHGEPVTYGVTERLVDGEVVPTPVEDLEKVNAARAELGLPPREK; from the coding sequence ATGATCAAATTTCTTTCACATACCACGGTAGCTTTTGGAAGTTTGGCGATCGTGCCACAAGTGGCATTTGCGCAGGAATGCATTGAGCCGGATCGGGTGATCCATGAACCCAGCGCTGGGGAGGCGGCTTGGATCCGCGCCATGTTAAAAGAGCGTCGAGAAGGCGACTTCGATGTTCGTGCCGCGTACAAGCTACGCAGTTTTCATCCCGCAGATATTGCACGGTACCGTGACGAACTATCAGACGCCGATGGTCCTGTAGAAGCGTTTGCCCTGATGCGACGCTATGACGAAGAGGTTTCGCAACGAGACACTGAGGAACTGCGCGTGCAATACGCGCTTGCAACCAACGCGTATGATGCTCAGACATGGGGCTTGCTAATTTGGATAACCGAACGCTTTGGCTTTCCATCGCGCGAGCGGATCGGCGCCGACGACGACAACGCCTTGCTGTTCCTGCAACATCCGCCCAGCCGCGAAACGCAACGCCGCCTTGACTGTCTATTCAAATCCGAAGTGCTAGCAGGGCGTATGCCAGCAATGGCCTATGCATCGATGGTCGACAAAATGAATTTTTCCCACGGTGAACCCGTAACCTACGGAGTCACTGAGCGACTTGTTGACGGAGAAGTCGTACCAACACCGGTCGAGGACCTCGAAAAGGTGAATGCGGCCCGTGCCGAGCTGGGCCTCCCGCCTCGTGAGAAATAG
- a CDS encoding S41 family peptidase: MKRVLLVLVAAACLGATSPQNEFSEAARDIDTTIANGYAYLDKLPDERLPQSEVLSKERDAVHDTRSLLAYAEKRIASLADHHAMTGSSFSDSWAVVPTYADLWIVKEGDRYVVDAVREASPAEAAGISTGDTIIAVDRKPIDRAISEFWGELGLSTTPARVEYAARVLVAGRRDRPRRITIRDLSGEDRELVLHSMYDQKLEAGSPINVCSNEEYTVVRFNNRLGDFATISAFDQAMRALSNESTLILDLRDTPSGGNTTVARGILGWFVTQPRGYQIHNRPVEERQTGISRQWIEQVLPRAGMYRSELPIVLVGRWTGSMGEGIAIGFAAMGAEVRGTMMAGLNGSVDDLRVGDTDLFVKLPTERLMTLSGLPRELFVPDGPIDVDQVPGSC; the protein is encoded by the coding sequence TTGAAAAGGGTTCTTCTTGTTCTAGTGGCCGCCGCATGCCTCGGAGCGACTTCACCTCAAAATGAGTTCTCAGAGGCCGCGCGAGACATCGATACGACGATTGCCAATGGTTATGCCTATCTCGACAAGTTGCCCGACGAGCGGCTCCCACAATCGGAAGTTCTGAGTAAAGAGCGAGACGCTGTCCACGACACAAGATCTCTTCTTGCATATGCCGAGAAGCGCATCGCGTCGCTCGCGGACCACCATGCCATGACCGGAAGCTCGTTTAGCGACAGTTGGGCGGTTGTCCCGACATACGCAGATTTGTGGATCGTGAAGGAGGGTGACCGATATGTGGTCGATGCAGTTCGCGAGGCCAGCCCTGCGGAGGCAGCCGGCATCAGCACTGGGGACACCATTATCGCCGTCGATAGAAAGCCGATCGATCGAGCGATTTCGGAATTCTGGGGGGAACTCGGTCTATCGACAACGCCTGCTCGGGTAGAATATGCCGCCCGGGTTCTGGTCGCTGGGCGGCGTGACCGTCCTCGAAGGATTACGATCCGCGACCTATCCGGAGAGGATCGCGAATTGGTCCTTCACTCGATGTACGATCAGAAACTGGAAGCGGGCTCACCGATCAATGTTTGCAGCAATGAGGAATACACTGTCGTTCGATTCAACAACAGATTGGGCGATTTTGCCACGATCAGCGCCTTCGACCAGGCCATGCGTGCCCTCTCGAATGAAAGTACCCTGATTCTCGATCTTCGCGATACGCCCTCGGGCGGCAACACGACGGTTGCAAGAGGAATCTTGGGTTGGTTTGTGACTCAGCCGCGCGGTTATCAGATCCATAACCGACCGGTTGAAGAGCGCCAAACAGGTATATCGCGCCAATGGATCGAACAGGTGTTGCCGCGCGCGGGCATGTATCGCTCTGAGCTCCCCATCGTTCTCGTTGGCCGCTGGACTGGTAGTATGGGAGAAGGAATTGCAATCGGCTTTGCGGCGATGGGAGCCGAGGTGAGAGGTACGATGATGGCTGGGTTGAATGGATCGGTTGATGACCTGCGGGTGGGCGATACGGATCTTTTCGTGAAGCTGCCGACCGAGCGGCTCATGACCCTTTCGGGATTGCCACGCGAGTTGTTTGTTCCTGACGGGCCGATCGATGTCGATCAGGTTCCAGGATCTTGCTGA
- a CDS encoding M13 family metallopeptidase, with protein MTNEAAPWKSRVLVISCICLAFSSFFSVANSEASALRNPEFGAWGVATNQLSASTSPGDNFYQYVNEGWLNSTELPPGYSFYSEPYAVQDKIINQVTTLITRAANAGENASTPAERRIGDFYLSYLNKDQIDNSGAAGLQREVQAILQLQTHEEIAAWMANPRSSSIFNLIVQPPIDMQGGYVLTIAQYRTTGLGLPGQIYYESELAPYPAHREGYVRYIADTLERAGVDRAEQRARDVLQLETKFAGIMWDFARLREAGASFNLVPVGSLETLAPGFPWSDFLAARGLEDLEQVNLGVGALKESAELFEQLPVDALASYLAFHWIDNHASMLPEPYAEAEFDYFQRSLFGVEERLPRTDRAVQLVQRHLGADIGKIYAQENLPEANRDKIEEIISYVRQAFRERLRESEWMDAPTREEAIAKLDAIIVEIGEPKEGTDWSNLATDHNNLIGNYANLSDYRWAVQRDRIGKPISRFGDWNMYPHRIGAGYHQQYNKIFITAGALLPPFFDPNADPAVNFGAIGETIAHEFGHALDDQGSQFDRNGALRNWWSPGSRAAYEQQTDALIEQFEKYEPVAGVRLKADQMIGEIVGDLVGTSIAFRAYELYAEDHYQNGPPVLDGFTGYQRFFLATAQQTRTIATDDALREIANHETHPPSEFRVNGVLRNMEAWYRHFEISEDSSLYLSPEERVVLW; from the coding sequence ATGACCAATGAGGCAGCCCCATGGAAATCGAGAGTGCTTGTCATCTCCTGCATTTGCCTCGCATTTTCGAGTTTCTTTTCTGTAGCAAACTCTGAAGCTTCTGCGCTGCGAAATCCTGAATTTGGCGCTTGGGGCGTGGCCACAAACCAGCTCAGCGCATCGACTTCGCCCGGCGACAACTTTTATCAATACGTCAACGAAGGCTGGCTGAACTCAACTGAGCTTCCGCCTGGCTACTCCTTCTACAGCGAACCATACGCCGTGCAGGACAAAATCATTAACCAGGTCACCACATTAATCACACGAGCGGCCAACGCAGGAGAAAATGCAAGCACGCCTGCTGAACGCCGCATCGGGGATTTTTACCTGAGCTACCTGAACAAGGACCAGATCGACAATTCAGGCGCGGCAGGATTGCAGCGCGAAGTTCAAGCCATTCTGCAGCTGCAAACCCACGAGGAAATAGCAGCCTGGATGGCCAATCCACGTTCGAGCTCCATCTTCAACCTCATTGTTCAACCGCCAATCGATATGCAGGGCGGCTATGTCTTGACGATAGCGCAGTATCGGACCACCGGCCTCGGTCTGCCGGGGCAAATCTACTATGAAAGCGAACTGGCACCCTACCCTGCGCATCGCGAGGGCTATGTCCGATACATTGCAGACACGCTGGAGCGGGCTGGTGTTGATCGGGCGGAACAGCGGGCCCGTGACGTACTTCAGCTTGAGACCAAATTCGCCGGTATCATGTGGGATTTTGCCCGCTTGCGCGAAGCCGGAGCGAGCTTCAATCTTGTTCCTGTTGGGAGCCTTGAGACACTCGCTCCAGGTTTTCCGTGGTCCGACTTTCTGGCCGCTCGAGGTCTTGAAGATCTTGAGCAAGTGAACCTGGGTGTCGGCGCGCTCAAAGAGAGTGCAGAACTCTTTGAACAGTTGCCGGTCGATGCGCTCGCGTCCTATCTTGCGTTCCACTGGATCGACAATCATGCCTCGATGCTGCCCGAGCCATATGCCGAGGCCGAGTTCGACTACTTCCAGCGCAGCCTTTTTGGCGTGGAAGAACGCCTGCCGCGAACGGATCGTGCAGTCCAGCTCGTTCAGCGCCATTTGGGCGCAGATATCGGGAAGATTTACGCTCAGGAGAATTTGCCAGAAGCCAATCGCGATAAGATCGAAGAAATCATTTCCTATGTCCGCCAGGCGTTTCGGGAGCGACTGCGTGAATCCGAATGGATGGACGCTCCAACCCGGGAAGAGGCGATCGCCAAACTGGATGCGATCATTGTGGAGATTGGTGAACCGAAAGAAGGTACAGACTGGTCCAATCTCGCCACTGATCACAATAACCTGATTGGCAACTATGCCAATTTGAGTGACTATCGCTGGGCAGTGCAGCGTGATCGGATTGGCAAGCCGATTTCCCGGTTCGGGGATTGGAACATGTACCCGCACCGGATTGGTGCGGGCTATCATCAGCAGTACAACAAGATTTTCATAACGGCCGGTGCGCTCTTGCCCCCATTTTTTGATCCGAACGCTGACCCAGCCGTTAACTTCGGCGCCATAGGCGAGACTATCGCACACGAATTTGGGCATGCCCTCGATGACCAGGGGTCGCAGTTCGACAGAAACGGGGCGCTCAGAAATTGGTGGTCGCCCGGATCCCGGGCTGCTTATGAGCAGCAGACCGATGCCCTGATTGAGCAATTTGAGAAATACGAACCAGTTGCCGGGGTCCGCCTCAAGGCAGATCAGATGATCGGTGAGATTGTCGGCGATCTCGTAGGCACGTCGATCGCATTTCGCGCATATGAACTGTATGCGGAAGACCATTACCAGAATGGACCGCCGGTGCTTGATGGATTTACCGGCTATCAGCGCTTTTTTCTGGCAACAGCGCAACAAACCCGAACAATCGCGACCGACGATGCCCTTAGGGAAATCGCAAACCATGAAACCCATCCGCCATCTGAATTCAGGGTCAACGGCGTCCTGAGGAATATGGAGGCCTGGTACAGGCATTTTGAGATTTCCGAGGATTCGAGCCTCTACTTGTCTCCAGAAGAACGGGTAGTGCTTTGGTAG
- a CDS encoding helix-turn-helix transcriptional regulator, whose translation MLFFEALLRFSTVAILLVFAIIAFRHSPKNIRIVLGGCLAVSLFGLLLATLPEPLAPPEPIAIGFRIIELPNFVLIWLFALALFDDEFRIDLPKASFGIIYVAWMALVQLALHGLLALPVQTMISALDLASIALMGHLFWSIMAGIKNDLMPRRRAARFWFPFALAVAGGAAILVQSQLHQQYPEAVSLFRVALSLPLAIWGFIWFVKLDLRMLAFGHDAFESGKIPATVLDPRDQHARDRLLGIMDEEHLYREQGLTISQLAERMNIPEHQLRALINRGLGYRNFSSFLNHYRLAAAKADLSNPHCARKQVLQIAMDVGYGSLASFNRAFRISEGVPPSEYRQKCLAEVLQD comes from the coding sequence ATGCTTTTTTTTGAAGCACTTTTGCGGTTTTCGACCGTCGCTATCCTGCTGGTATTTGCCATCATTGCATTTCGGCATTCTCCCAAGAACATAAGAATTGTTCTGGGCGGTTGCCTTGCAGTGTCTCTTTTCGGCCTCTTGCTTGCTACGCTGCCAGAGCCCCTGGCTCCTCCCGAGCCGATTGCGATTGGCTTCAGGATCATCGAATTGCCGAACTTTGTGCTGATTTGGCTTTTCGCTCTGGCGCTGTTTGATGACGAATTCCGGATTGACCTGCCGAAAGCGAGCTTTGGCATCATCTATGTGGCGTGGATGGCGCTGGTACAGCTGGCACTACATGGTCTGCTTGCCTTGCCTGTGCAAACCATGATCTCAGCGCTCGATCTGGCATCCATCGCCCTGATGGGGCATCTGTTTTGGTCCATCATGGCCGGTATCAAGAATGACCTAATGCCGCGCCGTCGGGCAGCGCGCTTTTGGTTCCCATTTGCGCTGGCGGTTGCTGGGGGTGCGGCAATTCTTGTCCAGTCGCAATTGCATCAACAATACCCTGAGGCAGTCTCACTGTTCCGCGTGGCATTAAGCCTGCCCTTGGCCATCTGGGGATTCATCTGGTTTGTGAAACTCGACTTGCGAATGCTGGCTTTTGGACACGACGCATTTGAGTCTGGCAAGATTCCCGCCACAGTACTCGATCCTAGAGACCAGCATGCAAGGGACCGGCTTCTTGGGATCATGGATGAAGAGCACTTATATCGCGAACAGGGGCTCACGATATCGCAGCTGGCGGAAAGAATGAATATTCCTGAGCACCAGTTACGGGCATTGATCAATCGCGGCTTGGGTTACAGGAATTTCTCAAGTTTTCTGAATCACTATCGGTTGGCTGCGGCAAAAGCAGACCTCTCGAATCCGCATTGCGCTCGCAAACAGGTGCTGCAAATTGCGATGGACGTTGGTTATGGCTCGCTGGCCTCCTTTAACCGGGCGTTTCGGATATCCGAAGGGGTGCCGCCCAGTGAATATCGCCAAAAATGCCTCGCAGAGGTCTTGCAAGATTAG
- a CDS encoding M23 family metallopeptidase, which produces MIVQDPSCLRFVSNLIPKLLKAQFGNVMTLFAFSIFCSAPISHAMQPPALETSETAPQGRLAIGPMPMEVIEAHIPTKPVPVRVNDRAQLSYEITIANGISNAFELRRIEAFDVRFRADPIATWDMDYLGEHFLRHGMRPPTGNTVVAGNGFGIANLRFDIAESALPSVIFHRLIFNAILRDGSTRQLTIEAARTEVPAMTDLVLSPPFRNGAWFYSTDSHRDTRIITEGRPSYAQRYAIDWARVEDDGTFRQGEDGSNQSYVGYGTELLAVADGKVVALRNDMPENIPEGEGAVLKPSQDTLVGNFVMIDIGGINAVYAHLVPGSIRLAVGDSVKRGDIIGRLGNSGNSDGPHLHFHLETRTPANVPLSGEGVPYHFATFRQIAKYPEQELEALFDGQRLPLNLSPIERLEALPQGAGIVYFGGD; this is translated from the coding sequence ATGATCGTCCAAGATCCTTCTTGCTTGCGTTTTGTCAGCAACCTGATTCCAAAGCTGCTCAAGGCTCAATTTGGCAACGTCATGACCCTATTCGCCTTTTCGATATTCTGTTCGGCGCCCATTAGCCATGCAATGCAACCGCCAGCCTTGGAGACTTCGGAAACGGCGCCTCAGGGCCGGCTGGCAATTGGACCCATGCCGATGGAAGTTATCGAAGCCCATATCCCGACCAAGCCTGTGCCGGTCAGAGTTAATGACAGGGCTCAGCTGTCGTACGAAATCACGATCGCGAATGGCATCTCCAACGCATTCGAACTGCGCAGGATCGAAGCTTTTGATGTGAGATTCCGGGCGGATCCCATCGCCACCTGGGACATGGACTACCTAGGCGAACATTTCTTGCGCCATGGGATGCGTCCGCCGACCGGCAATACCGTGGTGGCTGGGAATGGGTTTGGAATTGCGAACCTGCGTTTTGACATTGCGGAGAGTGCCTTGCCATCGGTGATCTTCCATCGTCTGATCTTCAATGCGATCTTGCGTGACGGCTCGACACGGCAGCTGACAATCGAAGCCGCACGAACGGAAGTACCAGCAATGACCGATCTCGTCTTGAGCCCTCCCTTCAGGAATGGAGCGTGGTTCTATTCAACAGACAGCCACCGGGACACCAGGATCATCACAGAAGGTCGCCCCAGTTATGCGCAACGATACGCAATCGATTGGGCGCGAGTTGAAGACGATGGCACCTTTCGGCAAGGCGAAGACGGCAGCAATCAGAGCTACGTCGGCTATGGCACCGAACTTCTTGCTGTTGCCGATGGTAAGGTTGTCGCGTTGCGCAACGATATGCCTGAGAACATACCTGAGGGAGAAGGTGCGGTATTGAAGCCTTCGCAGGATACGCTGGTCGGCAATTTCGTGATGATCGACATAGGCGGTATCAATGCGGTCTACGCTCATCTCGTACCCGGTTCAATTCGGCTTGCTGTCGGGGATTCGGTAAAGCGAGGCGACATTATAGGAAGACTGGGCAATTCGGGCAATTCAGATGGCCCCCACTTGCATTTTCACTTGGAAACGAGGACCCCGGCCAACGTTCCGCTTTCCGGGGAGGGGGTGCCGTACCATTTCGCCACCTTCCGACAAATTGCGAAATATCCGGAGCAGGAATTGGAGGCGCTTTTTGACGGACAGAGGCTTCCCCTAAACCTGAGCCCAATCGAGAGACTTGAAGCGCTACCGCAGGGGGCTGGCATTGTGTATTTTGGCGGAGACTAG
- a CDS encoding serine hydrolase: protein MAALLMLVPQSNAIASSQNEPLEREKIQRIESWIESGMESTALPGMSVVIVENGAVIYNRGFGVKNRKGDPVSTSTVFPLASVSKTMTAILILQAASEGLIRLDDSVLDYLPDFRTRNVDLSDKVTIRHLLNQTSGFSGYVGNLHQEDTARRPDALHISVARLREVTLKRAPGSKFEYSNANFDILGLVLETIRDSQFEEIAKQGIFAPLDMNDSFVLAPESPVQDVSERFRYWGPWPTYYDRRLGRGLVASGAAFSSSDDMGKYLIELTSDNPKIFSVAQREDMLAAQGDTSGIVYAKGWFIDNSGAATLAYHDGSIAGATSLIGFVPEKRIGFAILANSSIGLLSGDTRGIEAGIVDILLDRPLREVGSPPLYQSIFWGLVILLLALATWLILFARAWLGGRLKATTLTLLGPAFLLAVLVPALLYGAPLAFGSSLPSLAEFLPDIALFISLGAAVAALLAALRIAVWLKPKLAEKGERKWGA from the coding sequence ATGGCCGCATTGCTCATGCTGGTTCCCCAATCCAATGCAATCGCTTCATCGCAAAATGAACCCCTGGAGCGCGAAAAGATCCAGCGGATCGAAAGCTGGATCGAAAGCGGAATGGAGTCCACGGCTTTGCCGGGCATGTCCGTCGTGATCGTTGAAAATGGCGCGGTAATTTACAACAGGGGGTTCGGGGTAAAGAATCGCAAAGGCGATCCTGTTTCGACGTCTACCGTATTCCCGCTCGCGTCGGTGTCCAAGACGATGACCGCTATACTCATTCTGCAAGCAGCAAGCGAAGGCTTGATCCGGCTGGACGATAGCGTTCTAGACTACTTGCCCGATTTCCGAACGCGGAACGTTGATCTTTCGGATAAAGTCACGATCCGGCATCTGCTCAATCAAACGAGCGGTTTTTCCGGATATGTCGGAAATCTGCATCAAGAGGACACTGCCCGGCGTCCCGATGCGTTGCATATCTCCGTAGCTCGATTGCGGGAAGTTACTCTGAAGCGAGCGCCCGGGTCTAAATTTGAATATTCGAATGCCAATTTTGACATTCTTGGGCTCGTGCTTGAAACAATTCGGGATAGTCAGTTTGAAGAGATAGCGAAGCAGGGGATCTTTGCGCCTCTCGACATGAATGACAGTTTCGTACTTGCACCTGAGAGTCCGGTTCAAGACGTTTCCGAAAGGTTCAGATATTGGGGTCCTTGGCCAACCTATTATGATCGACGCCTTGGCCGCGGCTTGGTCGCTTCTGGTGCGGCTTTTTCCAGCAGCGATGACATGGGAAAATATCTGATCGAATTGACCAGCGACAACCCCAAGATATTTTCGGTCGCGCAGCGCGAAGATATGCTTGCTGCACAAGGCGATACCTCGGGCATCGTCTATGCGAAGGGCTGGTTTATCGATAACTCCGGAGCCGCCACGCTTGCTTATCATGACGGATCGATCGCAGGTGCGACAAGCCTGATTGGCTTTGTGCCCGAAAAGCGGATTGGTTTTGCAATCCTGGCAAATTCCAGCATCGGCCTGTTGTCGGGCGATACGCGCGGTATCGAGGCTGGCATTGTCGACATATTGCTTGATCGACCTCTTAGGGAAGTTGGTTCCCCGCCCCTCTATCAATCCATATTCTGGGGGCTGGTTATCTTGCTGCTCGCGCTGGCAACCTGGCTAATCCTCTTTGCGCGAGCGTGGCTTGGCGGACGGCTAAAGGCGACCACACTAACGCTCTTAGGACCAGCATTCCTGCTCGCAGTCCTGGTGCCAGCCTTGCTCTATGGCGCGCCGCTTGCATTCGGATCCTCTTTGCCATCATTGGCTGAATTCCTTCCCGATATTGCACTGTTCATCAGTCTGGGTGCAGCCGTTGCAGCCCTATTGGCTGCACTCCGGATAGCGGTATGGCTCAAGCCAAAGTTAGCGGAAAAAGGAGAAAGAAAGTGGGGGGCATGA
- a CDS encoding ABC-F family ATP-binding cassette domain-containing protein: MSHIKLDRIVCATPDGRILFPELSDTISNEVVGLVGRNGCGKSTLLRTIAGQLAPYAGSASSDGTVYLVSQTSYPDRMTVGQLLGVQKALEVLDRLEYGLSGQNDLEAADWTLPARLEKVLSDCGLVALDMERPVNSLSGGERNRAKTAAVLLARPDILLLDEPTNDLDTDGRKLIANVIGDWTGPVLVASHDRDLLENVDRIIELSTAGILSVEGGWSAFMAARETHRTLARNALDQARSDAKAASKARQGKIERLDQRSRQGRQSAARRDASRLEINAKRERAESTSARNRAVGDQRFLGAQSNLKLAEAAVERVTPVEIALPQCGLLSSHVVLEAEALTCEYDDRTVFEALSLKIVGAERIFLGGCNGSGKSSLARILAGQALPKQGAVHADYSRVAVLDQHLDMLLPTKTAFQEMQRHSPDLDRNGTHAVLAKFGFRADWASRKISEMSGGEKVRLALACLFSGEKPPHLLILDEPTNHLDIYAIETLEKALLDYDGALLCITHEDAFRRNLKLSRSIELAAR; encoded by the coding sequence ATGTCGCATATCAAGCTTGATCGTATCGTCTGTGCCACGCCTGATGGAAGAATCCTGTTTCCTGAATTGTCTGACACCATCTCTAATGAGGTGGTGGGTCTTGTGGGCCGCAATGGGTGCGGAAAATCGACCTTGCTGCGAACGATTGCGGGACAGCTCGCTCCGTATGCCGGATCAGCTTCCTCTGACGGGACCGTCTACCTTGTCAGCCAGACGAGCTACCCTGACCGCATGACTGTCGGGCAGCTATTGGGTGTTCAGAAAGCGTTGGAGGTTCTTGATCGGTTGGAATACGGATTATCGGGGCAGAACGATCTTGAAGCTGCCGACTGGACGCTGCCCGCACGGCTGGAGAAAGTCTTATCCGATTGCGGTCTTGTCGCCCTGGATATGGAGCGACCTGTCAATAGCTTGAGCGGCGGTGAGCGCAACCGAGCGAAGACCGCTGCGGTATTGCTCGCAAGGCCCGACATTCTGCTGCTCGATGAACCAACGAATGACCTTGATACAGATGGCCGCAAGCTGATCGCGAATGTGATCGGCGATTGGACCGGGCCAGTCTTGGTCGCAAGCCATGACCGTGACTTGCTCGAAAATGTTGACCGGATCATCGAGCTCTCCACCGCTGGTATCCTTTCGGTGGAAGGCGGTTGGAGCGCATTCATGGCCGCTCGAGAAACGCACCGAACGCTAGCCCGAAATGCTCTCGATCAGGCAAGATCGGATGCGAAAGCTGCGAGCAAAGCACGCCAGGGGAAGATCGAGCGTCTGGATCAGCGAAGCCGCCAGGGCCGACAATCGGCTGCGCGACGCGATGCCTCCAGGCTTGAAATCAATGCCAAAAGGGAGCGCGCGGAATCCACTTCCGCACGCAATCGTGCGGTTGGCGATCAACGCTTCTTGGGAGCGCAGAGCAATTTGAAGTTGGCTGAAGCGGCAGTCGAAAGAGTAACGCCGGTTGAGATCGCACTACCACAATGTGGGCTCTTGTCCTCGCATGTGGTGTTGGAGGCTGAAGCGCTTACCTGCGAATATGATGACCGGACTGTGTTTGAAGCACTCAGCCTGAAGATTGTGGGTGCGGAACGCATATTTCTCGGCGGTTGTAACGGAAGCGGGAAGAGCTCGTTGGCGCGGATATTAGCGGGACAAGCCTTGCCAAAGCAGGGCGCGGTGCACGCAGACTACAGTCGGGTTGCGGTGCTCGACCAACATTTAGATATGTTGTTGCCGACCAAAACCGCGTTTCAGGAAATGCAGCGACACAGCCCCGATTTGGACAGGAATGGCACCCACGCGGTATTGGCAAAGTTTGGATTTCGCGCGGACTGGGCATCCCGCAAGATTTCAGAAATGTCTGGTGGTGAGAAAGTTCGACTGGCGCTGGCATGCCTTTTTTCAGGCGAAAAGCCTCCTCATCTGCTGATCCTTGATGAGCCGACCAATCATCTCGATATCTACGCGATAGAGACGCTTGAGAAAGCGTTGCTAGATTATGATGGAGCGCTCTTGTGTATCACGCATGAGGATGCGTTCAGAAGAAATCTGAAGCTGTCGCGTTCAATCGAGCTCGCGGCGCGCTAG
- a CDS encoding DUF5694 domain-containing protein produces the protein MASLFQSRKSILFVTLLFAAMPLQIRAQVVDLRGVDRALMVAPTEVMVLGSTHLASLETPLTTSELEPLLQRLERYSPDIVTIEAVSGGECWLLRQYPSEYPGVAKDYCFDAREYQLESGLTDSEAVAEIRHILSAWPAQPAASQRRHLAAAFLAAGDPYSGLVQWFQLAEAEKRAPDGLGERSATFLKELSERPNESAQIGARLAARLGHARIYPIDNHSSDAIFANFDDGFWDRMQEIWRSEPVPDQSEMETVEVDIRSEGGVLRAFRFYNSPKAQSFAMDYDFRKAMNDALPEGYGRKYVAWFQTRNLRMVASIVEAAATKPGGRVLSIVGASHKPYFEAYLDQMHDFKIVNTEPFLE, from the coding sequence ATGGCGTCACTGTTCCAGTCGAGGAAGTCGATACTTTTCGTCACACTGCTCTTTGCAGCGATGCCACTTCAGATTCGGGCACAAGTCGTCGATCTTAGAGGGGTGGACAGGGCCCTGATGGTCGCGCCCACGGAAGTTATGGTCCTTGGATCGACGCATTTAGCGTCGCTGGAGACCCCTCTGACAACTAGCGAATTGGAACCGTTGCTCCAACGACTCGAGCGATATAGCCCTGATATAGTTACCATTGAGGCGGTATCTGGTGGAGAGTGCTGGCTTCTAAGGCAATATCCCAGCGAGTACCCTGGAGTCGCCAAAGACTATTGCTTCGATGCCCGAGAATATCAGCTGGAATCGGGCCTGACTGACAGCGAAGCGGTAGCAGAAATTCGTCACATTCTCTCTGCATGGCCTGCACAACCGGCGGCGAGCCAGAGGCGCCATTTGGCAGCAGCATTTCTCGCCGCAGGTGATCCTTATTCTGGGCTGGTACAGTGGTTCCAGCTTGCGGAAGCAGAGAAACGAGCGCCAGATGGGCTCGGCGAACGATCCGCAACTTTCCTCAAAGAACTATCTGAACGCCCAAACGAGAGCGCGCAAATCGGAGCCCGCTTGGCAGCAAGGCTGGGGCATGCTCGCATCTACCCTATTGATAATCACAGCTCAGACGCGATTTTCGCAAACTTCGATGATGGGTTCTGGGACCGAATGCAGGAAATCTGGCGATCGGAACCAGTGCCCGATCAAAGCGAGATGGAGACAGTCGAAGTAGATATTCGAAGCGAAGGCGGAGTCTTGCGGGCTTTCCGTTTCTATAACTCACCCAAAGCACAATCTTTTGCCATGGATTACGACTTCCGCAAGGCGATGAACGATGCCCTGCCAGAAGGATATGGGCGCAAATATGTAGCATGGTTCCAGACACGAAACCTGAGAATGGTCGCATCTATTGTTGAAGCGGCCGCAACGAAGCCGGGCGGTAGGGTGCTGTCGATTGTAGGAGCATCACACAAGCCCTATTTTGAAGCCTACTTGGACCAAATGCACGACTTCAAGATCGTCAATACTGAGCCATTCTTGGAGTGA